Proteins encoded by one window of Salvia splendens isolate huo1 chromosome 14, SspV2, whole genome shotgun sequence:
- the LOC121763742 gene encoding 1-acyl-sn-glycerol-3-phosphate acyltransferase PLS1-like isoform X1, whose amino-acid sequence MHAFNCLFVYLDGCNLVSNIDTSLNFQAFFYILIRPFSRNAFRRINKGIMELLSLELIWLFDWWANNKVQLFADKEIIELMGKERALVICNHRSDIDWLVGWVLAQHAGCLGSCLAIIKKEILCLPVIGWAMWFSGYIFLQRSWAKDENTLKSGFEGLNDFPLPFWLALFVEGTRFTQAKLFAAQQYAASVGLPVPRNVLIPRTKGFVAAVTHLRLHVPAIYNITVAIPKDEPCPTLLRIFRGRSSTVHVHIKRHLMQELPETSSGIAQWCKDVFVAKDALLEQHLETNTFGPGLPHELRRTKKSLMVVICWSCFLLGAVVSLLERVPFSWGEVAFCLSFLGITVILMHVLIMFSQSERSTPPKEHQPDPLNQVLLQN is encoded by the exons ATGCATGCATTTAATTGTTTGTTTGTTTACTTAGATGGTTGTAATCTAGTATCTAATATTGATACTTCCCTTAATTTTCAGGCATTTTTTTATATCCTTATTCGTCCATTCTCAAGAAATGCTTTCAGAAGGATCAATAAGGGAATCATGGAACTACTATCACTGGAACTCATCTGGCTTTTCGACTGGTGGGCGAATAATAAG GTTCAGCTATTTGCAGATAAAGAAATCATTGAACTCATGG GAAAGGAGCGAGCACTTGTCATTTGTAACCATAGAAGTGATATTGATTGGCTTGTCGGATGGGTATTAGCACAG CACGCAGGGTGCCTTGGTAGCTGCTTAGCCATTATAAAGAAAGAGATATTATGCCTCCCT GTCATTGGCTGGGCAATGTGGTTTTCTGGTTATATTTTTTTGCAGAGAAGTTGGGCCAAAGACGAAAACACCCTAAAG TCTGGATTTGAGGGGCTAAATGATTTCCCTTTACCTTTTTGGTTGGCTCTTTTTGTTGAAGGAACACGTTTTACCCAGGCAAAACTTTTTGCAGCCCAACAATATGCTGCTTCAGTTGGGCTGCCTGTTCCAAGGAATGTCCTGATTCCTCGTACCAAG ggTTTTGTTGCAGCAGTAACTCATCTGCGATTACATGTTCCTGCAATATATAATATTACAGTTGCTATCCCAAAAGATGAACCTTGTCCTACCCTTTTGAGAATCTTCAGGGGGCGTTCTTCTACG GTACATGTGCATATTAAGCGACATCTAATGCAGGAATTACCTGAAACTAGTAGTGGGATTGCACAGTGGTGCAAAGACGTATTCGTTGCAAAG GATGCTTTATTAGAGCAACATCTCGAAACGAACACGTTTGGACCTGGACTGCCTCATGAGCTTCGCAGAACAAAGAAATCCTTAATG GTCGTGATTTGCTGGTCGTGTTTCCTACTTGGTGCCGTTGTGAGCTTGTTGGAACGTGTCCCATTCTCGTGGGGAGAAGTGGCCTTTTGCTTGTCGTTCTTGGGTATCACGGTCATCCTCATGCACGTACTCATTATGTTTAGTCAGTCGGAGCGTTCGACTCCTCCAAAGGAGCACCAACCGGATCCGTTGAATCAGGTGCTCCTTCAAAATTGA
- the LOC121763742 gene encoding 1-acyl-sn-glycerol-3-phosphate acyltransferase 2-like isoform X3, which yields MHAFNCLFVYLDGCNLVSNIDTSLNFQAFFYILIRPFSRNAFRRINKGIMELLSLELIWLFDWWANNKVQLFADKEIIELMGKERALVICNHRSDIDWLVGWVLAQVIGWAMWFSGYIFLQRSWAKDENTLKSGFEGLNDFPLPFWLALFVEGTRFTQAKLFAAQQYAASVGLPVPRNVLIPRTKGFVAAVTHLRLHVPAIYNITVAIPKDEPCPTLLRIFRGRSSTVHVHIKRHLMQELPETSSGIAQWCKDVFVAKDALLEQHLETNTFGPGLPHELRRTKKSLMVVICWSCFLLGAVVSLLERVPFSWGEVAFCLSFLGITVILMHVLIMFSQSERSTPPKEHQPDPLNQVLLQN from the exons ATGCATGCATTTAATTGTTTGTTTGTTTACTTAGATGGTTGTAATCTAGTATCTAATATTGATACTTCCCTTAATTTTCAGGCATTTTTTTATATCCTTATTCGTCCATTCTCAAGAAATGCTTTCAGAAGGATCAATAAGGGAATCATGGAACTACTATCACTGGAACTCATCTGGCTTTTCGACTGGTGGGCGAATAATAAG GTTCAGCTATTTGCAGATAAAGAAATCATTGAACTCATGG GAAAGGAGCGAGCACTTGTCATTTGTAACCATAGAAGTGATATTGATTGGCTTGTCGGATGGGTATTAGCACAG GTCATTGGCTGGGCAATGTGGTTTTCTGGTTATATTTTTTTGCAGAGAAGTTGGGCCAAAGACGAAAACACCCTAAAG TCTGGATTTGAGGGGCTAAATGATTTCCCTTTACCTTTTTGGTTGGCTCTTTTTGTTGAAGGAACACGTTTTACCCAGGCAAAACTTTTTGCAGCCCAACAATATGCTGCTTCAGTTGGGCTGCCTGTTCCAAGGAATGTCCTGATTCCTCGTACCAAG ggTTTTGTTGCAGCAGTAACTCATCTGCGATTACATGTTCCTGCAATATATAATATTACAGTTGCTATCCCAAAAGATGAACCTTGTCCTACCCTTTTGAGAATCTTCAGGGGGCGTTCTTCTACG GTACATGTGCATATTAAGCGACATCTAATGCAGGAATTACCTGAAACTAGTAGTGGGATTGCACAGTGGTGCAAAGACGTATTCGTTGCAAAG GATGCTTTATTAGAGCAACATCTCGAAACGAACACGTTTGGACCTGGACTGCCTCATGAGCTTCGCAGAACAAAGAAATCCTTAATG GTCGTGATTTGCTGGTCGTGTTTCCTACTTGGTGCCGTTGTGAGCTTGTTGGAACGTGTCCCATTCTCGTGGGGAGAAGTGGCCTTTTGCTTGTCGTTCTTGGGTATCACGGTCATCCTCATGCACGTACTCATTATGTTTAGTCAGTCGGAGCGTTCGACTCCTCCAAAGGAGCACCAACCGGATCCGTTGAATCAGGTGCTCCTTCAAAATTGA
- the LOC121765955 gene encoding protein DETOXIFICATION 42-like: protein MALTADPIASLIDTAFIGQIGAVELAAVGVSIALFNQISRIAIFPLVSVTTSFVAEEDSVKGAHLDFKEDDLSSQDSEDKMLIPQKGLDEKVHRLDSAKSFEIGEFEQGKKQIASAPSALIIGGILGLLQAVFLITAARPLLSFMGVKYGSEMSQPAEQYLKLRSLGAPAVLLSLAMQGVFRGLKDTKTPLYVTVSGDLANIILDPIFIFALKMGVKGAATAHVISQYLIALILFWRLQREVELLSPSLEYLQLGRFMKNGFQLLVRVIAVTFCVTLAASMVARLGSTEMAAFQVCLQVWLASSLLADGLAVAGQAILASAFARKDYSRASATASRVLQLSLALGFCLAVMLGFGLHFGARIFTKDADVIRLIGVGIPFVAATQPINSLAFVFDGVNFGASDFAYSAYSMVIVAIFSIVALLVLSSTCGFIGIWVALTVYMGLRALAGFWRIGTATGPWEFLRR from the exons ATGGCTTTGACAGCTGATCCTATTGCATCTCTCATCGATACTGCATTTATCGGCCAAATTG GTGCAGTTGAGCTTGCTGCGGTGGGAGTTTCGATTGCTTTGTTCAATCAGATATCAAGAATTGCGATATTCCCACTTGTCAGTGTGACAACATCTTTTGTTGCCGAGGAAGATTCAGTGAAAGGGGCGCACCTAGATTTCAAAGAGGACGACTTATCTAGCCAAGACAGTGAGGATAAGATGTTGATACCACAAAAGG GCTTGGATGAGAAAGTGCATCGTTTGGACTCTGCGAAGAGTTTTGAGATTGGTGAGTTTGAACAGGGGAAGAAGCAGATTGCATCGGCCCCTTCAGCATTAATCATCGGTGGCATCCTTGGCCTACTCCAAGCTGTGTTTCTCATCACTGCAGCCAGACCATTACTAAGTTTCATGGGAGTGAAATAT GGCTCAGAGATGTCACAACCTGCTGAACAGTACTTGAAGCTCAGATCACTCGGTGCTCCTGCAGTTCTCTTGTCCTTAGCTATGCAAGGAGTGTTTCGTGGTCTCAAAGACACAAAAACTCCACTCTATGTAACAG TGTCCGGAGATTTAGCAAACATCATTTTGGACCCGATATTCATATTTGCTCTGAAGATGGGAGTCAAGGGTGCAGCCACGGCACATGTTATCTCTCA GTATTTGATTGCTCTAATACTCTTCTGGAGATTGCAAAGGGAAGTAGAGCTCTTATCTCCTAGTCTTGAATATCTTCAATTAGGCCGTTTTATGAAAAATG GATTCCAATTGCTTGTAAGGGTCATAGCCGTAACATTCTGTGTGACGCTAGCTGCATCAATGGTGGCCAGGCTTGGATCGACAGAAATGGCTGCATTTCAGGTTTGCTTGCAAGTTTGGCTAGCTAGCTCTCTTTTGGCTGATGGTTTGGCCGTGGCTGGACAG GCCATACTTGCAAGTGCTTTTGCAAGAAAAGACTACAGTAGGGCATCTGCCACAGCGTCCCGGGTGCTGCAG TTGAGTTTAGCTCTGGGATTCTGCTTAGCTGTCATGCTCGGGTTCGGATTGCATTTTGGAGCACGAATCTTCACCAAAGACGCTGATGTCATCCGCCTTATTGGTGTTGGCATCCCG TTTGTGGCAGCGACTCAGCCGATCAACTCATTGGCCTTTGTTTTTGATGGTGTCAACTTTGGAGCATCTGATTTTGCATATTCAGCCTACTCAATG GTTATAGTGGCTATTTTTAGCATCGTCGCGTTGCTGGTTCTTTCATCCACCTGTGGATTTATAGGGATATGGGTTGCCCTTACTGTCTACATGGGTTTAAGAGCATTAGCTGGATTTTGGAG AATAGGGACAGCAACAGGGCCTTGGGAATTTCTTAGGAGATGA
- the LOC121765956 gene encoding chaperonin-like RbcX protein 2, chloroplastic, whose amino-acid sequence MAGAVCVVGGSSSLVECASCNLSGGDLIPLRHSSIGRKHIPPRLDLSTSFLDSSPNRAFFSPPTNLKKKRRKKMSVVGVGGLGGQYEESYEDVKRQIVDYFTYKAVRTVLNQLYEMNPPQYRWFYNYLASNERGYGKTFIRELVKDRLELAERVMVTRLHLYGRWIKKCDHVEMYERISDQNLELMRERLIETVIWPSDDTNNNTNTG is encoded by the exons ATGGCGGGAGCAGTGTGTGTAGTTGGCGGCTCATCGTCGTTGGTGGAGTGTGCGTCCTGCAATTTGAGCGGCGGAGATTTGATCCCGCTGAGGCATTCCTCGATTGGGAGAAAGCATATACCTCCTCGTTTGGATTTGAGCACTTCATTTCTCGATTCTTCTCCAAACAGGGCTTTCTTTTCCCCTCCAACTAATTTGAAGAAGAAACGCAGGAAAAAGATGAGTGTTGTTGGAGTCGGTGGATTAGGTGGCCAGTATGAAGAAAGCTATGAGGATGTGAAAAGA CAAATTGTGGACTACTTCACTTACAAAGCAGTGAGGACTGTGTTGAACCAGCTTTATGAGATGAACCCTCCCCAATATCGTTGGTTTTATAA TTATTTGGCATCGAATGAGCGTGGCTACGGAAAGACCTTCATTCGCGAACTTGTCAAG GATAGGCTGGAGCTGGCTGAGAGAGTGATGGTGACTCGGCTTCACCTCTATGGAAGATGGATCAAG AAATGTGATCATGTGGAGATGTATGAGAGGATCTCGGATCAGAATCTGGAGTTGATGCGCGAACGTCTCATAGAGACCGTGATCTGGCCCTCTGACGACACTAACAACAACACCAACACCGGATGA
- the LOC121763742 gene encoding 1-acyl-sn-glycerol-3-phosphate acyltransferase 2-like isoform X2: MAIAAVVILPLGLLFILSGLIVNLLQAFFYILIRPFSRNAFRRINKGIMELLSLELIWLFDWWANNKVQLFADKEIIELMGKERALVICNHRSDIDWLVGWVLAQHAGCLGSCLAIIKKEILCLPVIGWAMWFSGYIFLQRSWAKDENTLKSGFEGLNDFPLPFWLALFVEGTRFTQAKLFAAQQYAASVGLPVPRNVLIPRTKGFVAAVTHLRLHVPAIYNITVAIPKDEPCPTLLRIFRGRSSTVHVHIKRHLMQELPETSSGIAQWCKDVFVAKDALLEQHLETNTFGPGLPHELRRTKKSLMVVICWSCFLLGAVVSLLERVPFSWGEVAFCLSFLGITVILMHVLIMFSQSERSTPPKEHQPDPLNQVLLQN; encoded by the exons ATGGCGATCGCCGCGGTAGTGATCCTCCCTTTAGGTCTCCTCTTCATTCTCTCCGGCCTCATTGTAAACCTGCTTCAG GCATTTTTTTATATCCTTATTCGTCCATTCTCAAGAAATGCTTTCAGAAGGATCAATAAGGGAATCATGGAACTACTATCACTGGAACTCATCTGGCTTTTCGACTGGTGGGCGAATAATAAG GTTCAGCTATTTGCAGATAAAGAAATCATTGAACTCATGG GAAAGGAGCGAGCACTTGTCATTTGTAACCATAGAAGTGATATTGATTGGCTTGTCGGATGGGTATTAGCACAG CACGCAGGGTGCCTTGGTAGCTGCTTAGCCATTATAAAGAAAGAGATATTATGCCTCCCT GTCATTGGCTGGGCAATGTGGTTTTCTGGTTATATTTTTTTGCAGAGAAGTTGGGCCAAAGACGAAAACACCCTAAAG TCTGGATTTGAGGGGCTAAATGATTTCCCTTTACCTTTTTGGTTGGCTCTTTTTGTTGAAGGAACACGTTTTACCCAGGCAAAACTTTTTGCAGCCCAACAATATGCTGCTTCAGTTGGGCTGCCTGTTCCAAGGAATGTCCTGATTCCTCGTACCAAG ggTTTTGTTGCAGCAGTAACTCATCTGCGATTACATGTTCCTGCAATATATAATATTACAGTTGCTATCCCAAAAGATGAACCTTGTCCTACCCTTTTGAGAATCTTCAGGGGGCGTTCTTCTACG GTACATGTGCATATTAAGCGACATCTAATGCAGGAATTACCTGAAACTAGTAGTGGGATTGCACAGTGGTGCAAAGACGTATTCGTTGCAAAG GATGCTTTATTAGAGCAACATCTCGAAACGAACACGTTTGGACCTGGACTGCCTCATGAGCTTCGCAGAACAAAGAAATCCTTAATG GTCGTGATTTGCTGGTCGTGTTTCCTACTTGGTGCCGTTGTGAGCTTGTTGGAACGTGTCCCATTCTCGTGGGGAGAAGTGGCCTTTTGCTTGTCGTTCTTGGGTATCACGGTCATCCTCATGCACGTACTCATTATGTTTAGTCAGTCGGAGCGTTCGACTCCTCCAAAGGAGCACCAACCGGATCCGTTGAATCAGGTGCTCCTTCAAAATTGA
- the LOC121763742 gene encoding 1-acyl-sn-glycerol-3-phosphate acyltransferase 2-like isoform X4 has translation MELLSLELIWLFDWWANNKVQLFADKEIIELMGKERALVICNHRSDIDWLVGWVLAQHAGCLGSCLAIIKKEILCLPVIGWAMWFSGYIFLQRSWAKDENTLKSGFEGLNDFPLPFWLALFVEGTRFTQAKLFAAQQYAASVGLPVPRNVLIPRTKGFVAAVTHLRLHVPAIYNITVAIPKDEPCPTLLRIFRGRSSTVHVHIKRHLMQELPETSSGIAQWCKDVFVAKDALLEQHLETNTFGPGLPHELRRTKKSLMVVICWSCFLLGAVVSLLERVPFSWGEVAFCLSFLGITVILMHVLIMFSQSERSTPPKEHQPDPLNQVLLQN, from the exons ATGGAACTACTATCACTGGAACTCATCTGGCTTTTCGACTGGTGGGCGAATAATAAG GTTCAGCTATTTGCAGATAAAGAAATCATTGAACTCATGG GAAAGGAGCGAGCACTTGTCATTTGTAACCATAGAAGTGATATTGATTGGCTTGTCGGATGGGTATTAGCACAG CACGCAGGGTGCCTTGGTAGCTGCTTAGCCATTATAAAGAAAGAGATATTATGCCTCCCT GTCATTGGCTGGGCAATGTGGTTTTCTGGTTATATTTTTTTGCAGAGAAGTTGGGCCAAAGACGAAAACACCCTAAAG TCTGGATTTGAGGGGCTAAATGATTTCCCTTTACCTTTTTGGTTGGCTCTTTTTGTTGAAGGAACACGTTTTACCCAGGCAAAACTTTTTGCAGCCCAACAATATGCTGCTTCAGTTGGGCTGCCTGTTCCAAGGAATGTCCTGATTCCTCGTACCAAG ggTTTTGTTGCAGCAGTAACTCATCTGCGATTACATGTTCCTGCAATATATAATATTACAGTTGCTATCCCAAAAGATGAACCTTGTCCTACCCTTTTGAGAATCTTCAGGGGGCGTTCTTCTACG GTACATGTGCATATTAAGCGACATCTAATGCAGGAATTACCTGAAACTAGTAGTGGGATTGCACAGTGGTGCAAAGACGTATTCGTTGCAAAG GATGCTTTATTAGAGCAACATCTCGAAACGAACACGTTTGGACCTGGACTGCCTCATGAGCTTCGCAGAACAAAGAAATCCTTAATG GTCGTGATTTGCTGGTCGTGTTTCCTACTTGGTGCCGTTGTGAGCTTGTTGGAACGTGTCCCATTCTCGTGGGGAGAAGTGGCCTTTTGCTTGTCGTTCTTGGGTATCACGGTCATCCTCATGCACGTACTCATTATGTTTAGTCAGTCGGAGCGTTCGACTCCTCCAAAGGAGCACCAACCGGATCCGTTGAATCAGGTGCTCCTTCAAAATTGA